In the genome of Brachionichthys hirsutus isolate HB-005 chromosome 23, CSIRO-AGI_Bhir_v1, whole genome shotgun sequence, one region contains:
- the mus81 gene encoding crossover junction endonuclease MUS81, translating to MPNSEPVRMGRKRNLPSCPNPLFLKWLTELRDEAKEKGLKTQYTYQKAINSLNKYPLPLKNAKEAKILQNFGDGICKILDEKLQRHHRANGVSAPTHSLPEGVRLPDIRDNNSMPPRKKAGDGGKDEDGGGVGKKTKKRREYVPQKRSGGHAVLLTLYRQSQIPASKGFMFKMELQTEAQHLSDKSFTAPDLGSKYTAWSSVSTLIQKNLLIKTHNPARYSLTEEGLALAERLESVERATTGAEVRKEAEEKEEEEEGSPGVVDLTASDDDDEEEMRRRSEAGGASPSTEPRNLQAASRGRNAGRLLPGTYEILLCIDFIETTGGNQQRKQELVKVLRRNGVAFDVRKLNVGDFLWVAREKVAPVPGRLHAPAARELVLDYIVERKRMDDLCGSIIDGRFREQKFRLKRCGLRKPIYLVEECGSAASHLSLPESTLQQAIINTQVVDGFFVKRVQNVSESAAYLTIMTRYLTKLYQGRTLICRSRELEGDGDGSATPACSLISFAEFNHGAVKNKCQTVKEAFARQLMQISGLSGDKAAAILDRYSTPNSLLAAYERCASEAEKEKLISSIRFGKLKRNLGPALSRTVYQLYCTPGPLS from the exons ATGCCAAATTCGGAGCCGGTCCGGATGGGTCGGAAACGTAACCTGCCATCCTGCCCGAACCCGCTGTTCCTCAAGTGGCTCACGGAGCTCCGGGACGAGGCGAAAGAGAAAGGACTGAAGACCCAGTACACGTACCAGAAG GCCATCAACTCTTTGAATAAATATCCTTTACCGCTTAAAAACGCCAAAGAGGCTAAGATCCTccagaactttggagacggcaTCTGTAAAATCCTGGATGAAAAACTGCAACGGCACCATCGAGCGAACG GTGTAAGCGCTCCTACTCACTCTCTCCCTGAAGGCGTGCGCCTCCCCGACATAAGGGACAACAACAGCATGCCCCCCCGCAAGAAG GCtggggatggagggaaggacgaggatggaggaggagtggggaagaagacgaagaagaggagggagtaCGTGCCCCAGAAGAGGTCTGGGGGTCACGCCGTCCTGCTCACCCTTTACAGACAGTCGCAG atcCCAGCCAGTAAAGGTTTTATGTTTAAGATGGAGCTGCAAACAGAAGCTCAGCATCTCTCTGACAAATCCTTCACCGCT CCGGATCTGGGCAGCAAATACACGGCCTGGTCGTCAGTCAGCACTCTGATCCAGAAAAACCTGCTGATAAAGACGCACAACCCTGCGAG GTACTCGCTGACGGAAGAAGGTCTGGCTTTAGCGGAACGACTGGAGTCGGTGGAACGGGCGACCACAGGAGCGGAGGTTagaaaggaagcagaggagaaggaggaggaggaggaaggaagtcCCGGGGTTGTGGATCTTACTGCTAGtgacgatgatgacgaagaGGAAATGCG TCGGCGCAGCGAGGCCGGAGGGGCGAGTCCTTCGACGGAACCCCGGAATCTGCAggcggccagcagggggcgcaacGCCGGGCGCCTTCTCCCCGGGACGTACGAGATCCTGCTCTGCATCGACTTCATCGAGACCACGGG CGGCAACCAGCAGCGGAAGCAGGAGCTGGTCAAAGTGCTCCGGAGGAACGGGGTCGCCTTCGACGTCCGCAAGCTGAACGTCGGGGACTTCCTGTGGGTGGCGCGGGAGAAGGTCGCACCGGTCCCAG GTCGGCTGCACGCTCCCGCAGCCAGGGAGCTCGTCCTCGACTACATcgttgagaggaagaggatggacgACCTGTGCGGCAGCATCATCGATGGCCGCTTCAGGGAACAGAAG tttCGGCTGAAGCGCTGTGGCCTCCGTAAACCCATCTATCTCGTGGAGGAGTGCGGGTCGGCCGCGTCCCACCTGAGTTTACCTGAGAGTACTCTGCAGCAGGCCATCATCAACACGCAG GTCGTCGATGGCTTCTTCGTGAAGAGAGTCCAGAACGTGAGCGAGTCGGCGGCTTACCTCACCATCATGACGCGATACCTGACGAAGCTGTACCAG gGCCGCACTCTGATCTGTCGCTCCAGAGAACTCGAGGGCGATGGCGATGGGAGCGCCACCCCGGCTTGCTCGCTCATCTCTTTCGCAGAGTTTAATCACGGCGCTGTCAAaaacaag tGTCAGACGGTAAAGGAAGCGTTTGCCAGGCAGCTCATGCAGATCAGCGGTCTGTCCGGAGACAAGGCAGCGGCGATTCTGGACCGTTACAGCACTCCGAACAG TCTCCTGGCAGCCTACGAACGGTGCGCAAGCGAAGCGGAGAAGGAGAAGCTCATCTCCTCCATCCGATTCGGGAAGCTCAAAAG AAACCTGGGTCCAGCTCTCAGCAGAACCGTTTATCAGCTGTACTGCACCCCTGGACCGCTGTCGTAG
- the ovol1a gene encoding putative transcription factor Ovo-like 1a — protein MPRAFLVKKANVSPGKRNWSELPDHKRGDVYIPVSVFPPSVLMMGAEAGPAEPTPLCLTKQSVSETLTHPELPSSTTLGRPPSPPPSLPSAEEKSDVRRRSQASPKYYRSKMKVTTGELLPAASPLPANPTTRSSTPPASVKPLALTAVSVEAVAMVTRSTGQSQSSSTATAGTLVCQICQKTFHHQRMLNRHVKCHSETKRHLCSFCGKGFNDTFDLKRHVRTHTGVRPYKCSLCEKAFTQRCSLESHMKKIHSVTQKYAYKERRNKLYVCEECGHTSGNQEELLKHLHSLHPDSHLLKGKAAKRVGGGGGGSSGASMPNSPQGPDSDDTNESEEK, from the exons ATGCCGAGGGCCTTTCTGGTGAAGAAGGCGAACGTTTCGCCGGGGAAGCGGAACTGGAGCGAACTCCCCGATCACAAACGAGGGGACGTTTACATCCCAG TCTCCGTCTTCCCTCCATCCGTCCTGATGATGGGAGCTGAAGCCGGCCCCGCCGAGCCGACTCCGCTCTGCCTCACCAAACAGTCTGTGTCCGAGACGCTGACCCACCCGGAGCTGCCCTCCAGCACGACGCTGGGTCGGCCGCCGAGCCCGCCTCCCTCACTTCCCTCGGCGGAGGAGAAATCTGACGTCAGGAGGAGGTCTCAGGCTAGCCCCAAGTACTACCGATCCAAAATGAAG GTAACTACAGGTGAGttacttcctgctgcttctcctctgcCGGCCAATCCCACCACGCGCTCCTCGACGCCTCCCGCCTCCGTGAAGCCGCTCGCCCTGACGGCAGTGTCTGTGGAggcggttgccatggtaaccagaTCAACTGGTCAAAGTCAGAGTTCATCCACTGCGACGGCTGGGACATTAGTTTGCCAG ATTTGCCAGAAGACCTTCCATCACCAGCGGATGCTAAACAGACACGTCAAATGTCACAGCGAGACCAAGCGGCACCTGTGCAGCTTCTGCGGCAAAGGCTTCAACGACACCTTTGACCTCAAGAgacacgtacgcacacacacag GGGTCCGTCCTTACAAGTGCAGCCTCTGCGAGAAGGCCTTCACCCAGCGCTGCTCCCTGGAGTCCCACATGAAGAAGATCCACAGCGTCACCCAGAAGTACGCCTACAAGGAGCGGCGCAACAAGCTGTACGTCTGCGAGGAGTGCGGCCACACGTCGGGAaaccaggaggagctgctgaaacACCTCCACTCGCTCCACCCCGACAGCCACCTGTTGAAGGGGAAAGCTGCGaagagagtgggaggaggaggaggagggtcaaGTGGAGCGTCGATGCCAAATTCTCCTCAAGGACCTGATAGCGACGACACCAACGAGTCAGAGGAGAAGTAG
- the cmasa gene encoding N-acylneuraminate cytidylyltransferase A: MASRKRSLPGANGQRGGPLPDSKQVKAGRKKRHVAALILARGGSKGIPLKNVKMLAGVPLLGWALRAATDSDAFDSVWVSTDHDEIERVAKSWGAKVHRRSPEVSKDSSTSLETIQEFVRSNPEVEVVCNIQATAPCLHPFHVREALEMITLQGFDSVFSVVRRHQFRWQEVKAGSGGLTKPFNLDPTKRPRRQDWDGELCENGSLYFTTRELIMSEGLLQGGKVAYYEMLPEYSVDIDVDIDWPVAEQRVLRYGYFGRATPEVVRLLFCKVSGCLTEGRIFLSASGGEMLSINTRDTTGIRMLRREDVEVVLVTSSEDPVAQSLAEKLGKRTGCQVVQVGEEPLEVLDSMVTEKHLRWKDVAYMGNDEPDVKCLNVAGLSAVPGDAPVVAINAAKYTCHSVGGRGATREFAEHILLQKQKAKSQMTQGGGV; the protein is encoded by the exons ATGGCTTCCAGGAAAAGAAGTCTCCCCGGTGCTAACGGGCAGCGGGGCGGACCTCTGCCCGACTCGAAGCAGGTCAAGGCGGGCAGGAAAAAGAGACACGTCGCTGCCCTGATTCTGGccagaggaggaagcaaaggGATTCCTCTGAAAAACGTCAAAATGCTCGCCGGAGTTCCTCTCCTGGGATGGGCGCTGCGGGCCGCGACGGACTCCGACGCCTTCGACAG CGTGTGGGTATCGACAGATCACGACGAAATCGAGAGGGTGGCAAAAAGCTGGGGTGCCAAAGTTCACCGCAGGAGCCCCGAAGTCTCTAAAGACTCGTCTACGTCACTGGAAACCATCCAAGAGTTCGTCCGGTCCAACCCAG aggTGGAGGTGGTGTGCAACATCCAGGCCACGGCGCCCTGCCTCCATCCGTTCCACGTGAGGGAGGCTCTGGAGATGATCACGCTGCAGGGCTTCGATTCGGTCTTCTCCGTGGTCAGGAGGCACCAGTTCCGCTGGCAGGAGGTCAAGGCGGGAT CCGGCGGGCTGACCAAGCCGTTCAATCTGGACCCAACCAAGCGGCCGCGGCGCCAGGACTGGGACGGAGAGCTGTGCGAGAACGGCTCGCTTTACTTCACCACCAGAGAGCTGATCATGAGTGAGGGACTCCTGCAG GGCGGTAAGGTGGCGTACTATGAGATGCTGCCGGAGTACAGCGTGGACATAGACGTGGACATCGACTGGCCTGTGGCGGAACAGAGGGTTCTCAG GTACGGCTACTTCGGTCGGGCGACGCCGGAGGTGGTTCGCTTACTGTTCTGTAAAGTTTCCGGATGTTTAACGGAAGGCCGGATCTTCCTGTCGGCGTCTGGGGGGGAGATGCTGTCCATCAACACCAGAGACACCACAGGCATCCGCATGCTGCGGAGAGAAGACGTGgag GTCGTCCTGGTAACCTCCAGCGAGGACCCGGTGGCCCAGTCGCTGGCTGAAAAACTGGGCAAAAGGACGGGCTGCCAGGTGGTCCAGGTGGGAGAGGAGCCGCTGGAAGTTCTGGACTCGATGGTGACGGAGAAGCATCTGCGATGGAAGGATGTGGCGTACATGG gtaaCGACGAACCCGATGTGAAATGCCTGAACGTGGCGGGCCTGAGCGCGGTGCCCGGAGACGCTCCGGTGGTGGCCATTAACGCTGCAAAGTACACCTGCCACAGCGTCGGGGGACGGGGGGCCACGAGGGAGTTTGCCGAACATATTCTCCTGCAAAAGCAGAAAGCAAAGTCTCAGATGACGCAGGGTGGCGGCGTCTAA
- the LOC137911320 gene encoding E3 ubiquitin-protein ligase TRIM68 gives MSLYGSFLSDEQFLCSICLDMFTNPSSTPCGHSFCMACISKYWDGSKTCQCPLCKKTFQKRPDLQINRTLREITDQFRTMRGSGGQAKDKKCGRGVGGEGVLPENLFDELKKKLPRTSKMPVRVPGEAQASSESGGVPIPTSISRITAPLASSVPDGSPIHSLKDNSRLPLPPPSFSPPPGGRRRFTVSGAGSSKSLPICDIHRRGIVIYCRTDQACICPDCETENHQHHDTVTIKDEWMEKKAQLGEAEQAIQDMIRERIKKMEEIRSSFVELELAVERETAGSVSLFSALMSAVERSQVDLMEMMAMTHKAAEHQADAMIRQLELDVKELRRRESALEELAKSDDHMHCVKTFPNICSPPPIKDWTGVMVNSDLGTGTIYISLAAQVERFREELKNIAETGFPAPAVEPTPVRTQPRMKRVQDYAVDVRLDSNTAHPRLIISEDMKSVWCGERHQLLPDNVERFDRVVCVLGKQMISSGRHYWEVEVGGKTDWDLGVAKQSINRKGKIDINPSNGYWFLSLRDKNKYAFRSDPSTDVQLDLRPHKIGIFVDFENGQVSFYNVDAKLHIYTFNNPFGECIYPFFSPCTNKSGKNDGPLILTAVNMSD, from the exons ACTTGCCAGTGTCCTCTGTGCAAGAAGACTTTCCAGAAACGACCAGACCTCCAGATCAACAGGACGCTTCGAGAGATCACCGACCAGTTCAGAACAATGAGAGGGAGTGGAGGACAGGCGAAGGACAAGAAATGTGGAAGAGGAGTCGGAGGAGAGGGAGTCCTACCGGAAAATCTATTTGATGAATTGAAAAAGAAGCTCCCTCGAACTTCAAAGATGCCGGTGAGGGTCCCCGGCGAGGCTCAAG CATCTTCGGAATCCGGAGGTGTGCCGATACCGACATCGATTTCAAGAATCACGGCACCTCTCGCGTCTTCTGTACCAGATGGAAGTCCAATTCATTCTCTGAAAGACAACTCGAGACTTCCTTTACCCCCGCCGTCTTTTTCCCCGCCACCGGGCGGACGGAGAAGGTTCACTGTGAGCGGCGCCGGAAGCAGCAAAAGCCTCCCGATCTGTGACATCCACCGGAGAGGAATAGTG ATATACTGTAGGACTGACCAAGCATGCATCTGTCCTGATTGCGAGACAGAGAACCACCAGCATCACGACACAGTGACAATcaaagatgaatggatggagaaAAAG GCCCAGCTAGGTGAGGCGGAACAGGCGATCCAGGACATGATCAGAGAAAGAATtaagaagatggaggagatcAGATCGTCCTTTGTTGAACTCGAG ttggcGGTGGAGCGAGAGACAGCGGGCAGCGTTTCTCTCTTCTCTGCCCTGATGTCTGCTGTTGAGCGCTCCCAAGTCGACTTGATGGAGATGATGGCGATGACGCACAAGGCGGCCGAACACCAAGCTGACGCCATGATACGACAGCTGGAGCTGGACGTGAAGGAACTGCGCAGGAGAGAAAGCGCTCTGGAGGAGCTCGCCAAATCAGACGACCACATGCACTGCGTCAAG ACGTTCCCCAACATCTGCAGCCCACCACCCATCAAAGACTGGACCGGGGTGATGGTGAACTCGGACCTGGGCACGGGGACCATCTACATCTCCCTGGCAGCTCAGGTGGAAAGGTTCCGCGAAGAGCTGAAAAATATCGCAGAAACAG gtttTCCCGCCCCTGCAGTGGAACCGACTCCAGTTCGAACGCAGCCCA ggaTGAAGAGAGTGCAGGATTATGCAG TGGATGTGAGGCTTGACTCCAACACGGCCCACCCCAGGCTGATTATCTCAGAAGACATGAAGAGT GTGTGGTGCGGCGAGCGCCACCAGCTGCTTCCGGACAACGTGGAGAGGTTTGACCGAGTCGTGTGCGTCCTGGGGAAGCAGATGATCTCCTCTGGGAGGCATTACTGGGAG GTGGAAGTGGGCGGGAAGACAGACTGGGATCTGGGCGTGGCCAAACAGTCAATAAACAGGAAGGGGAAGATTGACATTAATCCAAGCAATGGCTACTGGTTCCTTAGTTTAAGAGACAA GAACAAATACGCCTTTCGCTCTGATCCCTCCACAGACGTCCAACTGGACCTCCGGCCACATAAGATCGGGATATTTGTGGACTTCGAGAATGGACAG GTATCTTTCTACAACGTTGATGCCAAACTCCACATCTACACTTTCAACAACCCTTTCGGTGAATGCATCTACCCGTTCTTCAGCCCCTGCACTAATAAATCTGGGAAGAACGACGGGCCGCTGATACTCACGGCAGTAAACATGTCAGACTGA